One window of the Ammospiza nelsoni isolate bAmmNel1 chromosome 17, bAmmNel1.pri, whole genome shotgun sequence genome contains the following:
- the RASD1 gene encoding dexamethasone-induced Ras-related protein 1 isoform X2, whose translation MKLAAMIKKMCPSEAELSIPAKNCYRMVILGSSKVGKTAIVSRFLTGRFEEQYTPTIEDFHRKFYSIRGEVYQLDILDTSGNHPFPAMRRLSILTANPGDQVVPEEQNQGEHRGAPGHLRQQGRPGLLPGGAAPGDRAAGGRGPQKMCLLRDLGQEEQQPGPDVPGALRHGQAAQRDEPRPAPQGLGPVLRHPAQEGAERQKAAEGGRLGGGVRHRGPLRPAAQRAQRPHVHPRESHRRRARQGEGSLRDQLGAPARHGKEGRNEGRKEGKEERRGERCSFPN comes from the exons ATGAAACTGGCAGCGATGATCAAGAAGATGTGTCCCAGCGAGGCCGAGCTGAGCATCCCCGCCAAGAACTGCTACCGCATGGTCATCCTGGGCTCCTCCAAGGTGGGCAAGACGGCCATCGTCTCCCGCTTCCTCACCGGCCGATTCGAGGAGCAGTACACGCCCACCATCGAGGACTTCCACCGCAAGTTCTACAGCATCCGTGGTGAGGTCTACCAGCTCGACATCCTGGACACTTCGGGCAACCACCCCTTCCCAGCCATGCGCCGCCTGTCCATCCTCACAG CAAATCCTGGAGACCAAGTCGTGCCTGAAGAACAAAACCAAGGAGAACATCGAGGTGCCCCTGGTCATCTGCGGCAACAAGGGCGACCGGGACTTTTACCGGGAGGTGCAGCCCCGGGAGATCGAGCAGCTGGTgggaggggaccccaaaaaaTGTGCCTACTTCGAGATCTCGGCCAAGAGGAACAGCAGCCTGGACCAGATGTTCCAGGCGCTCTTCGCCATGGCCAAGCTGCCCAGCGAGATGAGCCCCGACCTGCACCGCAAGGTCTCGGTCCAGTACTGCGACATCCTGCACAAGAAGGCGCTGAAAGGcaaaaagctgctgaaggaggGCGGCTCGGAGGAGGCGTACGGCATCGTGGCCCCCTTCGCCCGGCGGCCCAGCGTGCACAGCGACCTCATGTACATCCGCGAGAAAGCCATCGGCGGCGGGCACGGCAAGGAGAAGGATCGCTGCGTGATCAGCTAGGAGCCCCCGCTCGCCATGGcaaagaaggaaggaatgaaggaaggaaggaaggaaaggaggaaaggaggggggaaagaTGCTCGTTTCCGAACTGA
- the RASD1 gene encoding dexamethasone-induced Ras-related protein 1 isoform X1 → MKLAAMIKKMCPSEAELSIPAKNCYRMVILGSSKVGKTAIVSRFLTGRFEEQYTPTIEDFHRKFYSIRGEVYQLDILDTSGNHPFPAMRRLSILTGDVFILVFSLDNRDSFEEVQRLKQQILETKSCLKNKTKENIEVPLVICGNKGDRDFYREVQPREIEQLVGGDPKKCAYFEISAKRNSSLDQMFQALFAMAKLPSEMSPDLHRKVSVQYCDILHKKALKGKKLLKEGGSEEAYGIVAPFARRPSVHSDLMYIREKAIGGGHGKEKDRCVIS, encoded by the exons ATGAAACTGGCAGCGATGATCAAGAAGATGTGTCCCAGCGAGGCCGAGCTGAGCATCCCCGCCAAGAACTGCTACCGCATGGTCATCCTGGGCTCCTCCAAGGTGGGCAAGACGGCCATCGTCTCCCGCTTCCTCACCGGCCGATTCGAGGAGCAGTACACGCCCACCATCGAGGACTTCCACCGCAAGTTCTACAGCATCCGTGGTGAGGTCTACCAGCTCGACATCCTGGACACTTCGGGCAACCACCCCTTCCCAGCCATGCGCCGCCTGTCCATCCTCACAG GAGACGTTTTCATCCTCGTGTTCAGCCTGGACAACCGAGACTCCTTTGAGGAGGTGCAGCGCCTGAAGCAGCAAATCCTGGAGACCAAGTCGTGCCTGAAGAACAAAACCAAGGAGAACATCGAGGTGCCCCTGGTCATCTGCGGCAACAAGGGCGACCGGGACTTTTACCGGGAGGTGCAGCCCCGGGAGATCGAGCAGCTGGTgggaggggaccccaaaaaaTGTGCCTACTTCGAGATCTCGGCCAAGAGGAACAGCAGCCTGGACCAGATGTTCCAGGCGCTCTTCGCCATGGCCAAGCTGCCCAGCGAGATGAGCCCCGACCTGCACCGCAAGGTCTCGGTCCAGTACTGCGACATCCTGCACAAGAAGGCGCTGAAAGGcaaaaagctgctgaaggaggGCGGCTCGGAGGAGGCGTACGGCATCGTGGCCCCCTTCGCCCGGCGGCCCAGCGTGCACAGCGACCTCATGTACATCCGCGAGAAAGCCATCGGCGGCGGGCACGGCAAGGAGAAGGATCGCTGCGTGATCAGCTAG
- the MED9 gene encoding mediator of RNA polymerase II transcription subunit 9 — protein sequence MASGPAGRAAEEPPPPEPPAEQKPPPLPPAQEEFSFLPLVHDIIKCMDKDSQDVHQVLNELKNKFQEMRKLISSMPGIGVSPEQQQQQLQSLREQVRTKNELLQKYKSLCMFEIPKE from the exons ATGGCGTCCGGGCCCGCGGGCCGCGCCGCtgaggagccgccgccgccggagcCGCCCGCCGAGCAGaagccgccgccgctgccgcccgcGCAGGAGGAGTTCTCCTTCCTGCCGCTCGTCCACGACATCATCAAATG caTGGACAAGGACAGCCAGGATGTTCACCAGGTACTGAATGAGCTCAAGAACAAGTTCCAGGAGATGAGGAAGCTGATCAGCTCCATGCCTGGCATCGGggtgagcccagagcagcagcagcagcagctgcagagcctgcGGGAGCAGGTCCGGACCAAGAACGAGCTGCTGCAGAAGTACAAGAGCCTTTGCATGTTTGAAATCCCCAAGGAGTAG